The following coding sequences lie in one Chanos chanos chromosome 4, fChaCha1.1, whole genome shotgun sequence genomic window:
- the psap gene encoding prosaposin isoform X1, giving the protein MLLLTLLFVSTAVASPLLGTEQCARGPPYWCQNVKTASICNAVTHCQQAVWNKPQMKSVPCDLCKEVLIVVDQLLKDNATEAEILTYLEKTCQLIPDEGLASQCKEIVDSYYPVLMGIIKGELENPDVVCGAMGLCESQQAALARLQLMSNEIPQVDLTERVAPFLLNVPQLLYPQGPVKQEEPPKKEENVDVCADCVKFLSDIQEEAKSNASFVNSLIAEIEKQCDLLGPGMADICKQYVSQYAPLVVQQLMSMEQQPKDICERAGFCSGVDRVVPMVDLVAAKSAPADAIPAVKMFPATKVEKATVGKPAKTLVRARDSPQCTICEFVMKEVDDLLEEERSEEKVLQAVEKVCSLLPSTVRAQCKDLIETYGQAIIDLLVQEADPKTVCTVLGLCKEASRAFVSVMDKAEFEAGGFCDVCKMAVRYVDGILQQNATEAEIEEAVKKVCNFLPEAYRSECDQLVEQYEPLLIQLLLQTLDPDFVCMKLGACPEAVRRLLGTEKCSWGPGFWCKNMDTALSCNAVEHCKRHVWS; this is encoded by the exons ATGTTGCTTCTCACACTTCTCTTCGTCTCCACTG cTGTGGCCAGCCCTCTGCTGGGTACTGAGCAGTGTGCCCGTGGCCCCCCCTACTGGTGCCAGAATGTCAAAACAGCCTCCATCTGTAATGCCGTCACTCACTGCCAGCAGGCTGTGTGGAATAAGCCTCAGATG AAATCAGTGCCATGTGATCTGTGTAAAGAGGTGTTGATTGTGGTAGACCAGCTGCTGAAGGACAATGCCACTGAG gCTGAAATCCTGACCTACCTGGAGAAAACGTGCCAGCTGATTCCTGATGAGGGCTTGGCTTCCCAGTGTAAGGAGATCGTGGACAGCTACTACCCCGTCCTTATGGGCATCATTAAAGGAGAGCTG gagaACCCAGATGTGGTGTGTGGGGCTATGGGCCTGTGTGAATCCCAGCAGGCAGCTCTAGCCAGACTCCAGCTCATGTCCAATGAGATCCCCCAGGTGGACCTGACGGAGAGAGTGGCCCCCTTCCTCTTAAACGTCCCCCAGCTTCTGTACCCCCAGGGGCCTGTCAAACAGGAGGAGCCTCCCAAGAAAGAG GAGAACGTTGACGTGTGCGCGGACTGTGTGAAGTTCCTCAGCGACATCCAGGAGGAGGCCAAGAGCAATGCCAGTTTTGTCAACAGCCTTATCGCAGAGATTGAGAAGCAGTGTGACCTGCTGGGCCCTGGCATGGCTGACATA TGTAAACAGTATGTGAGCCAGTACGCTCCTCTTGTCGTGCAGCAGCTCATGTCTATG GAGCAG CAACCCAAAGACATCTGTGAACGCGCTGGGTTCTGTTCCGGGGTTGATCGGGTGGTTCCCATGGTGGACCTGGTGGCTGCCAAGTCTGCCCCTGCTGATGCCATCCCTGCTGTTAAAATGTTCCCCGCCACCAAAGTGGAGAAGGCCACCGTCGGCAAGCCCGCCAAA acACTGGTGCGTGCCCGTGACTCCCCCCAGTGTACCATCTGTGAGTTTGTGATGAAGGAGGTGGATGACCtgttggaggaggagaggtctGAG gaGAAGGTGCTGCAGGCTGTGGAGAAGGTGTGCTCTCTGCTGCCCTCAACAGTCAGAGCTCAGTGCAAGGACCTGATTGAGACCTACGGCCAGGCCATCATTGACCTGCTGGTACAGGAAGCCGACCCCAAGACTGTCTGCACCGTTCTGGGACTGTGCAAAGAAGCCAGCCGCGCCTTTGTCT CGGTGATGGACAAGGCTGAGTTTGAGGCCGGTGGTTTCTGTGATGTTTGTAAGATGGCAGTGCGCTATGTTGACGGGATCCTGCAGCAGAACGCCACCGAGGCAGAGATCGAAGAGGCTGTGAAGAAGGTCTGCAACTTCCTGCCCGAGGCCTACAGGAGCGAG tgtgacCAGCTGGTGGAACAGTATGAGCCTCTGCTCATTCAGCTCCTGCTTCAGACCCTGGACCCAGACTTTGTCTGCATG aagcTGGGAGCGTGTCCTGAGGCTGTTCGCAGGCTGCTGGGGACAGAGAAATGCAGCTGGGGACCAGGCTTCTGGTGTAAGAACATGGACACTGCACTGAGCTGTAAT
- the psap gene encoding prosaposin isoform X4: MLLLTLLFVSTAVASPLLGTEQCARGPPYWCQNVKTASICNAVTHCQQAVWNKPQMKSVPCDLCKEVLIVVDQLLKDNATEAEILTYLEKTCQLIPDEGLASQCKEIVDSYYPVLMGIIKGELENPDVVCGAMGLCESQQAALARLQLMSNEIPQVDLTERVAPFLLNVPQLLYPQGPVKQEEPPKKENVDVCADCVKFLSDIQEEAKSNASFVNSLIAEIEKQCDLLGPGMADICKQYVSQYAPLVVQQLMSMQPKDICERAGFCSGVDRVVPMVDLVAAKSAPADAIPAVKMFPATKVEKATVGKPAKTLVRARDSPQCTICEFVMKEVDDLLEEERSEEKVLQAVEKVCSLLPSTVRAQCKDLIETYGQAIIDLLVQEADPKTVCTVLGLCKEASRAFVSVMDKAEFEAGGFCDVCKMAVRYVDGILQQNATEAEIEEAVKKVCNFLPEAYRSECDQLVEQYEPLLIQLLLQTLDPDFVCMKLGACPEAVRRLLGTEKCSWGPGFWCKNMDTALSCNAVEHCKRHVWS, encoded by the exons ATGTTGCTTCTCACACTTCTCTTCGTCTCCACTG cTGTGGCCAGCCCTCTGCTGGGTACTGAGCAGTGTGCCCGTGGCCCCCCCTACTGGTGCCAGAATGTCAAAACAGCCTCCATCTGTAATGCCGTCACTCACTGCCAGCAGGCTGTGTGGAATAAGCCTCAGATG AAATCAGTGCCATGTGATCTGTGTAAAGAGGTGTTGATTGTGGTAGACCAGCTGCTGAAGGACAATGCCACTGAG gCTGAAATCCTGACCTACCTGGAGAAAACGTGCCAGCTGATTCCTGATGAGGGCTTGGCTTCCCAGTGTAAGGAGATCGTGGACAGCTACTACCCCGTCCTTATGGGCATCATTAAAGGAGAGCTG gagaACCCAGATGTGGTGTGTGGGGCTATGGGCCTGTGTGAATCCCAGCAGGCAGCTCTAGCCAGACTCCAGCTCATGTCCAATGAGATCCCCCAGGTGGACCTGACGGAGAGAGTGGCCCCCTTCCTCTTAAACGTCCCCCAGCTTCTGTACCCCCAGGGGCCTGTCAAACAGGAGGAGCCTCCCAAGAAAGAG AACGTTGACGTGTGCGCGGACTGTGTGAAGTTCCTCAGCGACATCCAGGAGGAGGCCAAGAGCAATGCCAGTTTTGTCAACAGCCTTATCGCAGAGATTGAGAAGCAGTGTGACCTGCTGGGCCCTGGCATGGCTGACATA TGTAAACAGTATGTGAGCCAGTACGCTCCTCTTGTCGTGCAGCAGCTCATGTCTATG CAACCCAAAGACATCTGTGAACGCGCTGGGTTCTGTTCCGGGGTTGATCGGGTGGTTCCCATGGTGGACCTGGTGGCTGCCAAGTCTGCCCCTGCTGATGCCATCCCTGCTGTTAAAATGTTCCCCGCCACCAAAGTGGAGAAGGCCACCGTCGGCAAGCCCGCCAAA acACTGGTGCGTGCCCGTGACTCCCCCCAGTGTACCATCTGTGAGTTTGTGATGAAGGAGGTGGATGACCtgttggaggaggagaggtctGAG gaGAAGGTGCTGCAGGCTGTGGAGAAGGTGTGCTCTCTGCTGCCCTCAACAGTCAGAGCTCAGTGCAAGGACCTGATTGAGACCTACGGCCAGGCCATCATTGACCTGCTGGTACAGGAAGCCGACCCCAAGACTGTCTGCACCGTTCTGGGACTGTGCAAAGAAGCCAGCCGCGCCTTTGTCT CGGTGATGGACAAGGCTGAGTTTGAGGCCGGTGGTTTCTGTGATGTTTGTAAGATGGCAGTGCGCTATGTTGACGGGATCCTGCAGCAGAACGCCACCGAGGCAGAGATCGAAGAGGCTGTGAAGAAGGTCTGCAACTTCCTGCCCGAGGCCTACAGGAGCGAG tgtgacCAGCTGGTGGAACAGTATGAGCCTCTGCTCATTCAGCTCCTGCTTCAGACCCTGGACCCAGACTTTGTCTGCATG aagcTGGGAGCGTGTCCTGAGGCTGTTCGCAGGCTGCTGGGGACAGAGAAATGCAGCTGGGGACCAGGCTTCTGGTGTAAGAACATGGACACTGCACTGAGCTGTAAT
- the psap gene encoding prosaposin isoform X3 — translation MLLLTLLFVSTAVASPLLGTEQCARGPPYWCQNVKTASICNAVTHCQQAVWNKPQMKSVPCDLCKEVLIVVDQLLKDNATEAEILTYLEKTCQLIPDEGLASQCKEIVDSYYPVLMGIIKGELENPDVVCGAMGLCESQQAALARLQLMSNEIPQVDLTERVAPFLLNVPQLLYPQGPVKQEEPPKKENVDVCADCVKFLSDIQEEAKSNASFVNSLIAEIEKQCDLLGPGMADICKQYVSQYAPLVVQQLMSMEQQPKDICERAGFCSGVDRVVPMVDLVAAKSAPADAIPAVKMFPATKVEKATVGKPAKTLVRARDSPQCTICEFVMKEVDDLLEEERSEEKVLQAVEKVCSLLPSTVRAQCKDLIETYGQAIIDLLVQEADPKTVCTVLGLCKEASRAFVSVMDKAEFEAGGFCDVCKMAVRYVDGILQQNATEAEIEEAVKKVCNFLPEAYRSECDQLVEQYEPLLIQLLLQTLDPDFVCMKLGACPEAVRRLLGTEKCSWGPGFWCKNMDTALSCNAVEHCKRHVWS, via the exons ATGTTGCTTCTCACACTTCTCTTCGTCTCCACTG cTGTGGCCAGCCCTCTGCTGGGTACTGAGCAGTGTGCCCGTGGCCCCCCCTACTGGTGCCAGAATGTCAAAACAGCCTCCATCTGTAATGCCGTCACTCACTGCCAGCAGGCTGTGTGGAATAAGCCTCAGATG AAATCAGTGCCATGTGATCTGTGTAAAGAGGTGTTGATTGTGGTAGACCAGCTGCTGAAGGACAATGCCACTGAG gCTGAAATCCTGACCTACCTGGAGAAAACGTGCCAGCTGATTCCTGATGAGGGCTTGGCTTCCCAGTGTAAGGAGATCGTGGACAGCTACTACCCCGTCCTTATGGGCATCATTAAAGGAGAGCTG gagaACCCAGATGTGGTGTGTGGGGCTATGGGCCTGTGTGAATCCCAGCAGGCAGCTCTAGCCAGACTCCAGCTCATGTCCAATGAGATCCCCCAGGTGGACCTGACGGAGAGAGTGGCCCCCTTCCTCTTAAACGTCCCCCAGCTTCTGTACCCCCAGGGGCCTGTCAAACAGGAGGAGCCTCCCAAGAAAGAG AACGTTGACGTGTGCGCGGACTGTGTGAAGTTCCTCAGCGACATCCAGGAGGAGGCCAAGAGCAATGCCAGTTTTGTCAACAGCCTTATCGCAGAGATTGAGAAGCAGTGTGACCTGCTGGGCCCTGGCATGGCTGACATA TGTAAACAGTATGTGAGCCAGTACGCTCCTCTTGTCGTGCAGCAGCTCATGTCTATG GAGCAG CAACCCAAAGACATCTGTGAACGCGCTGGGTTCTGTTCCGGGGTTGATCGGGTGGTTCCCATGGTGGACCTGGTGGCTGCCAAGTCTGCCCCTGCTGATGCCATCCCTGCTGTTAAAATGTTCCCCGCCACCAAAGTGGAGAAGGCCACCGTCGGCAAGCCCGCCAAA acACTGGTGCGTGCCCGTGACTCCCCCCAGTGTACCATCTGTGAGTTTGTGATGAAGGAGGTGGATGACCtgttggaggaggagaggtctGAG gaGAAGGTGCTGCAGGCTGTGGAGAAGGTGTGCTCTCTGCTGCCCTCAACAGTCAGAGCTCAGTGCAAGGACCTGATTGAGACCTACGGCCAGGCCATCATTGACCTGCTGGTACAGGAAGCCGACCCCAAGACTGTCTGCACCGTTCTGGGACTGTGCAAAGAAGCCAGCCGCGCCTTTGTCT CGGTGATGGACAAGGCTGAGTTTGAGGCCGGTGGTTTCTGTGATGTTTGTAAGATGGCAGTGCGCTATGTTGACGGGATCCTGCAGCAGAACGCCACCGAGGCAGAGATCGAAGAGGCTGTGAAGAAGGTCTGCAACTTCCTGCCCGAGGCCTACAGGAGCGAG tgtgacCAGCTGGTGGAACAGTATGAGCCTCTGCTCATTCAGCTCCTGCTTCAGACCCTGGACCCAGACTTTGTCTGCATG aagcTGGGAGCGTGTCCTGAGGCTGTTCGCAGGCTGCTGGGGACAGAGAAATGCAGCTGGGGACCAGGCTTCTGGTGTAAGAACATGGACACTGCACTGAGCTGTAAT
- the psap gene encoding prosaposin isoform X2, with protein sequence MLLLTLLFVSTAVASPLLGTEQCARGPPYWCQNVKTASICNAVTHCQQAVWNKPQMKSVPCDLCKEVLIVVDQLLKDNATEAEILTYLEKTCQLIPDEGLASQCKEIVDSYYPVLMGIIKGELENPDVVCGAMGLCESQQAALARLQLMSNEIPQVDLTERVAPFLLNVPQLLYPQGPVKQEEPPKKEENVDVCADCVKFLSDIQEEAKSNASFVNSLIAEIEKQCDLLGPGMADICKQYVSQYAPLVVQQLMSMQPKDICERAGFCSGVDRVVPMVDLVAAKSAPADAIPAVKMFPATKVEKATVGKPAKTLVRARDSPQCTICEFVMKEVDDLLEEERSEEKVLQAVEKVCSLLPSTVRAQCKDLIETYGQAIIDLLVQEADPKTVCTVLGLCKEASRAFVSVMDKAEFEAGGFCDVCKMAVRYVDGILQQNATEAEIEEAVKKVCNFLPEAYRSECDQLVEQYEPLLIQLLLQTLDPDFVCMKLGACPEAVRRLLGTEKCSWGPGFWCKNMDTALSCNAVEHCKRHVWS encoded by the exons ATGTTGCTTCTCACACTTCTCTTCGTCTCCACTG cTGTGGCCAGCCCTCTGCTGGGTACTGAGCAGTGTGCCCGTGGCCCCCCCTACTGGTGCCAGAATGTCAAAACAGCCTCCATCTGTAATGCCGTCACTCACTGCCAGCAGGCTGTGTGGAATAAGCCTCAGATG AAATCAGTGCCATGTGATCTGTGTAAAGAGGTGTTGATTGTGGTAGACCAGCTGCTGAAGGACAATGCCACTGAG gCTGAAATCCTGACCTACCTGGAGAAAACGTGCCAGCTGATTCCTGATGAGGGCTTGGCTTCCCAGTGTAAGGAGATCGTGGACAGCTACTACCCCGTCCTTATGGGCATCATTAAAGGAGAGCTG gagaACCCAGATGTGGTGTGTGGGGCTATGGGCCTGTGTGAATCCCAGCAGGCAGCTCTAGCCAGACTCCAGCTCATGTCCAATGAGATCCCCCAGGTGGACCTGACGGAGAGAGTGGCCCCCTTCCTCTTAAACGTCCCCCAGCTTCTGTACCCCCAGGGGCCTGTCAAACAGGAGGAGCCTCCCAAGAAAGAG GAGAACGTTGACGTGTGCGCGGACTGTGTGAAGTTCCTCAGCGACATCCAGGAGGAGGCCAAGAGCAATGCCAGTTTTGTCAACAGCCTTATCGCAGAGATTGAGAAGCAGTGTGACCTGCTGGGCCCTGGCATGGCTGACATA TGTAAACAGTATGTGAGCCAGTACGCTCCTCTTGTCGTGCAGCAGCTCATGTCTATG CAACCCAAAGACATCTGTGAACGCGCTGGGTTCTGTTCCGGGGTTGATCGGGTGGTTCCCATGGTGGACCTGGTGGCTGCCAAGTCTGCCCCTGCTGATGCCATCCCTGCTGTTAAAATGTTCCCCGCCACCAAAGTGGAGAAGGCCACCGTCGGCAAGCCCGCCAAA acACTGGTGCGTGCCCGTGACTCCCCCCAGTGTACCATCTGTGAGTTTGTGATGAAGGAGGTGGATGACCtgttggaggaggagaggtctGAG gaGAAGGTGCTGCAGGCTGTGGAGAAGGTGTGCTCTCTGCTGCCCTCAACAGTCAGAGCTCAGTGCAAGGACCTGATTGAGACCTACGGCCAGGCCATCATTGACCTGCTGGTACAGGAAGCCGACCCCAAGACTGTCTGCACCGTTCTGGGACTGTGCAAAGAAGCCAGCCGCGCCTTTGTCT CGGTGATGGACAAGGCTGAGTTTGAGGCCGGTGGTTTCTGTGATGTTTGTAAGATGGCAGTGCGCTATGTTGACGGGATCCTGCAGCAGAACGCCACCGAGGCAGAGATCGAAGAGGCTGTGAAGAAGGTCTGCAACTTCCTGCCCGAGGCCTACAGGAGCGAG tgtgacCAGCTGGTGGAACAGTATGAGCCTCTGCTCATTCAGCTCCTGCTTCAGACCCTGGACCCAGACTTTGTCTGCATG aagcTGGGAGCGTGTCCTGAGGCTGTTCGCAGGCTGCTGGGGACAGAGAAATGCAGCTGGGGACCAGGCTTCTGGTGTAAGAACATGGACACTGCACTGAGCTGTAAT
- the mrps6 gene encoding small ribosomal subunit protein bS6m: MPRYELSLIVKAMQRPETAAVIRRTVETLMERGAVVRALENLGERRLPYNISKHNLRHSHGAYFLIDFHAAPSIVGRLLDHLERDVDVLRPTVLRKEERESSNAPCCGPAPPKAKEVSP; this comes from the coding sequence ATGCCGAGATACGAGCTTTCTCTCATTGTAAAAGCCATGCAGAGGCCGGAAACTGCTGCTGTTATTCGGCGCACGGTTGAGACCTTGATGGAGCGTGGCGCTGTGGTTCGTGCTCTTGAAAACCTTGGAGAGAGGAGGCTACCGTATAACATTTCCAAACACAACTTGCGCCACAGTCATGGTGCTTACTTTTTAATTGACTTTCATGCTGCACCAAGTATTGTCGGCAGACTGCTCGATCACCTTGAACGAGATGTGGATGTTCTGCGCCCTACAGTTTTaaggaaagaggaaagggaATCTTCAAATGCGCCGTGCTGTGGTCCGGCGCCTCCAAAAGCTAAAGAGGTCTCTCCTTAG